The Thermodesulfobacteriota bacterium region GTCCCGCTTCAATTCTCAGATCTTTTTTCTCCTGAACCACTTTGAACGTTCCATAGAGCTGGTTTTCATAATTTCCCACGTATGCCCTGAGTTCTTGGCTTGGAGGTTTGGGACTTTCCGGAGGGGACCCAACCGCTGTTAGCTTGTCTAGCATAGCCATCCTTTTCTTTATTTCAGCCTGCATGTCGTAGTCTGCCTTACCAAGATATTGCTCAAGTATGTATGCGCGTATTGCCTCGGGTAGCACGGTAAAGTTCAGGTTAGCGAGAACGGTAATCCCCAGATTTAGCTCCGGCACCAGGACAACCACAGTGCGTATACCCTCATATCCACCCCCCTTTTCAACTATCTCGTGATTTTTCCAGTGGTAACTTCCCCATCCCATGCCAAAGCTGAATCCCGTTTTCTCGCTTATAGGCGGGAGTTCTGCAAAGCCAGGGGTTTCCACCATACTAGGAGCAAACATATCTTTTATGGTCTCTGGCTTTAGTACTCCCTTTCCTTTATATGTACCTCCGTCCAGTAGCGTAATCATCCATTTTGACATATCTGAACCAGTCGAGACCATATCTCCGGCGGCACCCAGGATCTCCCCCCTGTTCCAGGGTATTGCCTGAATTTCCCCATCGATCTTTGCGTGGGGTGACGCAACATTCTCTTTGTCCAGCATTCCGGGAAAACCAGTGCGGTTCATTTCGAGGGGCTTTATCAAACGCGTATTTACAACATCTTCCCAGGTCGTTTTACCTAGTTTGCCTGCTACCTGACCTGCGATAAAAAATCCTATGTTAGAGTATGTGGCCTCCTCTCTAAAACTGTGTGATGGCTCGATGAGTCGCACCCTGTAGAGAACCTGTTCCCTATCGTAACCTAGGTTACCTAACAGATCGCCACCGAAAGCGGGAAGCCCTGTGCGGTGAGCGAGGAGGTCGCGAGGCGTAGAATATCTAGTTGGGTATGGCTGCATCAGTGCGAATCCAGGGAGTACATCAATTACCTCCTCGTCCCATGTTACCTTTCCATCATCCACAAAAGTACCGATGGCTGCAGAGGTAAAGGTTTTGGTCACCGATGCAAGCTGGAATATCGTGTTTTCATCTACCTTTTCCTGTGTACCGACCTTCCTCACACCGAAGCCTTTCAGATAAACAACTACTCCATCTTCTACCACTGTTACTGAAACTCCCGGGACATTATATTCTTCTCTTGTTTTTTCAATAAAAGCATCGAGATCTTTCTCATCTAGTTTGCTTTCCTGCGCATTTGATCCCGCAACCCCGAATCCAAATACAAGAAATGCAGACATTAAAATAGGCAATGCCCTGAACACAATGTCACC contains the following coding sequences:
- a CDS encoding serine hydrolase, which gives rise to MFRALPILMSAFLVFGFGVAGSNAQESKLDEKDLDAFIEKTREEYNVPGVSVTVVEDGVVVYLKGFGVRKVGTQEKVDENTIFQLASVTKTFTSAAIGTFVDDGKVTWDEEVIDVLPGFALMQPYPTRYSTPRDLLAHRTGLPAFGGDLLGNLGYDREQVLYRVRLIEPSHSFREEATYSNIGFFIAGQVAGKLGKTTWEDVVNTRLIKPLEMNRTGFPGMLDKENVASPHAKIDGEIQAIPWNRGEILGAAGDMVSTGSDMSKWMITLLDGGTYKGKGVLKPETIKDMFAPSMVETPGFAELPPISEKTGFSFGMGWGSYHWKNHEIVEKGGGYEGIRTVVVLVPELNLGITVLANLNFTVLPEAIRAYILEQYLGKADYDMQAEIKKRMAMLDKLTAVGSPPESPKPPSQELRAYVGNYENQLYGTFKVVQEKKDLRIEAGPGKYPGKLEHLNYNSYILRWPSINMIDEINFVIGPSGEIDEFISDAYGAFKRVKDQ